From a region of the Candidatus Gracilibacteria bacterium genome:
- a CDS encoding NAD(P)/FAD-dependent oxidoreductase: protein MKEFEVIIIGGSFAGSSAALTLGRSIRKTLIIDAGKPANRFAVKAHNLISHDHKKPEEILQDCKADLEKYTCVSRVTDTVSQIEKIDGEKKGFQVFTTSGKKYTTQKIMFTTGLLDLLPPIPGFAECWGKSVIHCPYCDGYEHRDCKTALIADGELALEMIPLISSWTKNLTLITNGTSSLKDSKIFTIENHNIPVIEKKIIEIEHQDGIVQKLIFEDGKSKRFSFIYARPPHSLHDTLASDIECKITSEGRIYIDENHKTSVEGIYAAGDNSYSGRSLAQAIANGSSAAMSVNGDLLKEEYEERISKKK, encoded by the coding sequence ATGAAAGAATTTGAAGTTATTATCATATGAGGAAGCTTTGCAGGTAGCTCAGCAGCCTTAACCTTATGACGTTCCATCAGAAAAACACTCATAATTGACGCAGGAAAACCTGCTAATAGATTTGCAGTAAAAGCACATAATCTAATAAGCCATGATCATAAAAAACCAGAAGAAATACTTCAGGATTGTAAGGCTGATCTTGAAAAATATACATGTGTTTCAAGAGTTACTGATACCGTATCACAGATAGAAAAAATAGACTGAGAAAAAAAAGGTTTCCAAGTTTTTACGACATCTTGAAAAAAATATACAACTCAAAAAATCATGTTTACAACTGGACTCCTAGATTTACTCCCACCAATTCCTTGATTTGCTGAATGCTGGGGAAAAAGTGTCATTCATTGCCCTTATTGTGATTGATACGAACATAGAGATTGTAAGACTGCTCTAATTGCAGACGGAGAATTAGCTTTGGAAATGATCCCACTTATCTCTAGCTGGACTAAAAATCTTACCCTCATTACAAACTGAACATCGAGTCTGAAAGATTCTAAAATCTTTACTATTGAAAACCATAATATTCCAGTCATAGAAAAGAAAATTATAGAAATTGAACACCAAGATGGAATAGTTCAAAAACTAATTTTTGAGGACTGAAAAAGTAAAAGATTTTCATTCATTTATGCTCGACCACCTCATTCCCTTCATGATACTTTAGCTTCAGATATTGAATGTAAAATAACGAGTGAAGGAAGAATTTATATTGATGAAAATCATAAAACTTCTGTAGAAGGAATTTACGCAGCAGGAGATAATTCATACAGTGGTAGAAGTCTAGCGCAAGCAATAGCAAATGGATCAAGTGCTGCGATGTCAGTAAATGGAGATTTACTGAAAGAAGAATATGAAGAAAGAATTTCAAAAAAGAAATAA
- a CDS encoding alpha/beta fold hydrolase encodes MPDNSGALTRSGSELVIIKSNEIENLKPHKNITRTSNQEDNDYLNYIADGRDFTFENILSQAPLYTRYQISYISEGRSISGIMNIPKNIENAPLIILNHGYIDTSIYTLGRGLKREQDYFASNGFAVIHSDYRNHGFSDTDQSLSSTGMILRIKKYGTDVINAILAVQKSQEDGEEILATIDTQSIGMLGHSMGGGVTMYSLVAAPELIDAAILYAPVHSNEYYNYQRWSSSRLNSREKEKLTNDIGNLQNPDTFASISPQGYFKNVQAPVQIYFGSQDESCPVSWGKEIKESFNNVDKQVDLVIYEGERHEFVPQWTEFMEGSTAFFKKNLNNKKDGK; translated from the coding sequence TTGCCAGATAATTCTGGTGCATTAACTCGCTCTTGAAGTGAACTTGTCATTATAAAAAGTAACGAAATAGAAAATCTTAAGCCACACAAAAATATCACTCGTACATCAAATCAAGAAGATAATGATTATCTCAACTATATTGCTGATGGACGTGACTTTACATTTGAAAACATTTTATCTCAAGCCCCTCTCTATACTCGCTATCAAATCAGTTATATAAGTGAAGGACGTTCTATATCTGGTATAATGAATATACCAAAGAATATTGAGAATGCCCCTTTGATTATTCTTAATCATTGATATATAGATACCAGTATTTATACCCTATGAAGAGGTTTAAAAAGAGAACAAGACTATTTTGCAAGTAACTGATTTGCAGTAATTCATAGTGATTATAGAAATCATGGCTTTTCTGATACTGATCAAAGTCTTTCAAGTACATGAATGATTCTCAGAATTAAAAAATATGGTACAGATGTTATTAATGCTATATTGGCTGTACAAAAATCTCAGGAGGATTGAGAAGAAATATTAGCCACTATAGATACTCAATCTATTTGAATGCTTTGACACTCTATGGGTGGCTGAGTAACAATGTATAGTTTAGTGGCTGCTCCTGAACTTATTGATGCAGCAATATTATATGCCCCAGTTCACAGTAATGAATACTACAATTATCAGAGATGGAGTAGTAGCAGGTTAAATTCTCGAGAAAAAGAAAAACTAACAAATGATATCTGAAATCTACAAAATCCTGATACTTTTGCAAGTATATCTCCACAGTGATATTTTAAAAATGTACAGGCTCCTGTTCAGATATATTTTTGATCACAAGACGAGAGTTGCCCTGTAAGTTGGGGAAAAGAAATTAAAGAAAGCTTTAACAATGTAGATAAACAAGTAGATCTTGTTATTTATGAAGGAGAAAGACATGAATTTGTACCCCAATGGACAGAATTTATGGAATGAAGTACGGCCTTTTTTAAAAAAAATTTGAATAATAAAAAAGACTGAAAATAA